The proteins below are encoded in one region of Desulfonatronum sp. SC1:
- a CDS encoding ribbon-helix-helix protein, CopG family codes for MLQQMGLRLPVDVIARLDNLAKETGRSKTYYAREAILEYLDDMEDQYLAEKRLEDIRAGRSTVYSLEEVEAEFGLVDQD; via the coding sequence TTGCCGGTGGACGTGATCGCCAGGCTGGACAATCTGGCCAAAGAAACTGGCAGGTCAAAGACGTATTATGCCCGCGAAGCAATCCTTGAGTACCTGGATGATATGGAAGACCAGTATCTAGCGGAAAAACGTCTGGAGGACATCCGGGCAGGCCGAAGCACGGTCTATTCACTGGAAGAAGTAGAGGCGGAATTTGGGCTGGTCGATCAAGATTGA
- a CDS encoding type II toxin-antitoxin system RelE/ParE family toxin has product MGWSIKIDKPAKKELAKLGSNAAKDILKFLRKRIVTDEDPRRLGDPLRKDLSGLWKYRVGAYRVIADIQDDVFLVLVVRVAHRKKAYGGH; this is encoded by the coding sequence TTGGGCTGGTCGATCAAGATTGATAAACCTGCCAAGAAAGAACTGGCCAAGCTGGGGAGCAACGCGGCGAAGGACATCCTGAAGTTCCTCCGAAAGCGCATTGTCACTGATGAAGACCCCAGACGCCTTGGTGATCCGCTGCGAAAAGACCTATCTGGTCTCTGGAAATATCGAGTTGGTGCATATCGAGTGATCGCCGATATCCAGGATGATGTGTTCCTCGTCCTGGTGGTCAGGGTTGCTCACAGGAAGAAAGCCTACGGCGGGCATTGA
- a CDS encoding DUF305 domain-containing protein, whose product MKARSLMTFWMPLTVLSLLFMAGSQVAADAAEHGHQHQVGSELEFLVEMIPHHQEAVDSAKQILAVTERQELRDFAKEVMDTQAEEIAKMRQWIKQWYPDAATQAAYQPMMRDIDGLSAEEADIVFLEDMIEHHLAAVQMARDVLDKNLAEHAEVRTLAEEIVAAQSREIDQMREWLEEWGGAPAPAGHHGH is encoded by the coding sequence ATGAAAGCACGAAGTCTCATGACGTTCTGGATGCCCCTTACGGTGTTGAGCCTGCTGTTTATGGCCGGTTCACAGGTCGCGGCGGATGCGGCGGAGCATGGACATCAACATCAAGTGGGCAGCGAGTTGGAATTTCTCGTGGAAATGATCCCTCACCATCAGGAGGCCGTGGACAGCGCCAAGCAGATCCTGGCCGTCACCGAACGCCAGGAACTACGCGACTTCGCCAAGGAAGTGATGGACACGCAGGCCGAGGAAATCGCCAAGATGCGCCAGTGGATCAAGCAGTGGTATCCCGACGCGGCCACACAGGCGGCCTATCAGCCCATGATGCGGGACATCGACGGCTTGTCCGCGGAGGAAGCGGACATCGTCTTCCTTGAGGACATGATTGAACACCACCTCGCCGCCGTGCAGATGGCTCGTGATGTTCTGGACAAAAATCTGGCCGAGCACGCCGAAGTACGGACTCTGGCCGAAGAAATCGTCGCAGCCCAAAGCCGGGAGATCGACCAGATGCGGGAATGGCTGGAGGAATGGGGCGGCGCTCCGGCTCCGGCGGGCCACCACGGTCATTGA